In Pajaroellobacter abortibovis, the following are encoded in one genomic region:
- the sdhA gene encoding succinate dehydrogenase flavoprotein subunit, translating into MAKIDLTYSTSGKVRRVAVIGGGLAGLATVVKLCEAGVPVDLFSLVPVKRSHSVCAQGGINASVNTKGEGDSPQIHFEETVYGGDFLANQPPVRAMTQAAPSIVAMLDRMGVPFNRTPEGFLDFRRFGGTLYHRTAFSGATTGQQLLYALDEQVRRYETVYAEDARGIVIPGERMVRKFEWWDFLSCILDDEGIVRGLVAQDVKTMEIKAFPADAVCLATGGPNIIFGRSTNSTINTGTAASAVYQQGACYANGEFIQVHPTAIPGADKLRLISESARGEGGRVWVPKDPKEKRAGRDVPEKDRYYFLEEKYPGYGNLVPRDIASRELFHLCFHEKRGIYNPSSEKNENEVYLDVTHLPKTILHKKLAGILEIYEKFVGENPYENPMRIFPAVHYSMGGLWCDFERTHDGLLMPGSPRNQATNLPGLYAAGEVDYQYHGANRLGANSLLSTLYAGLIAGPAIASYRKNMKVSSWDLPSSLFEKAEAREKERYSRLLKMEGKENPYQLHKELGATMLIDCTIERHNAKLAAVLAKIDELEERARHIQTLDSSQHTNASAQFTRHLFNMIVLARVIATGAKNRNESRGAHYKPEFKERNDTEYLRTTLAFHDEGQEGKASSVRFTREFDYTLNGQPVSVTDTVDTSLVTPRARKYEQAGAASAVFKEKAT; encoded by the coding sequence ATGGCAAAGATAGATCTGACATATAGCACATCGGGTAAAGTGCGCCGTGTGGCTGTAATTGGAGGAGGATTAGCTGGTCTTGCCACGGTCGTTAAACTGTGTGAGGCAGGTGTCCCTGTCGATCTTTTTTCCCTTGTTCCTGTTAAACGTTCTCATTCGGTTTGTGCTCAAGGTGGAATCAATGCAAGTGTCAATACGAAAGGAGAAGGGGACTCTCCACAGATCCATTTTGAAGAGACTGTGTATGGGGGCGATTTCTTAGCCAATCAACCTCCTGTGCGGGCAATGACTCAAGCTGCACCAAGCATCGTTGCCATGTTAGATCGTATGGGCGTCCCTTTCAACAGGACTCCTGAAGGCTTCCTCGATTTCCGGCGATTTGGAGGAACACTCTACCACCGCACAGCATTCTCTGGAGCAACAACAGGGCAGCAACTGCTTTACGCATTAGATGAGCAAGTACGCCGTTATGAAACTGTCTATGCAGAAGATGCCCGCGGGATCGTGATTCCAGGCGAGCGGATGGTCCGCAAATTCGAATGGTGGGATTTTCTAAGCTGTATCCTCGACGATGAAGGGATTGTGCGTGGGCTGGTCGCCCAAGATGTGAAAACCATGGAAATCAAAGCGTTCCCCGCGGATGCCGTCTGTCTAGCGACAGGAGGCCCCAACATCATTTTCGGACGTTCGACCAATAGCACAATTAATACAGGGACAGCAGCCAGCGCCGTGTATCAGCAAGGGGCGTGCTATGCAAATGGTGAATTTATCCAAGTGCACCCCACAGCAATACCAGGGGCAGATAAACTTCGCCTCATTTCAGAAAGTGCAAGAGGAGAGGGAGGACGTGTGTGGGTCCCCAAGGATCCTAAAGAGAAACGCGCTGGACGCGATGTGCCGGAAAAGGATCGATATTACTTCCTCGAAGAGAAATATCCCGGATACGGGAACCTCGTGCCTCGTGACATCGCAAGCCGAGAGCTCTTCCATCTCTGCTTTCATGAGAAGAGAGGGATTTACAATCCGTCCAGTGAAAAGAATGAGAATGAAGTGTACTTGGATGTAACCCACCTGCCCAAGACCATTCTGCATAAAAAGCTGGCAGGAATTCTGGAGATCTATGAAAAGTTCGTGGGAGAAAATCCTTATGAAAATCCGATGCGGATCTTCCCCGCTGTCCATTACTCGATGGGTGGCCTCTGGTGTGACTTCGAGCGCACACACGATGGCCTCCTCATGCCTGGATCGCCACGCAACCAGGCAACCAACCTGCCGGGGCTCTATGCCGCAGGAGAAGTGGACTACCAATACCATGGAGCCAACCGGCTAGGGGCTAACTCGCTGCTATCCACCCTTTATGCTGGATTGATAGCAGGTCCTGCCATCGCAAGTTACCGAAAAAACATGAAGGTTAGTTCTTGGGATCTCCCCTCCTCGCTCTTTGAAAAAGCAGAGGCTCGAGAAAAAGAACGCTACTCGCGCCTATTAAAAATGGAAGGGAAAGAGAATCCGTATCAGTTGCACAAAGAGCTGGGAGCCACCATGCTCATCGACTGTACTATCGAGCGCCATAATGCGAAACTCGCTGCTGTTCTCGCTAAGATCGATGAGCTCGAAGAGCGCGCACGTCATATCCAAACGCTGGACTCAAGCCAACACACAAATGCCTCAGCTCAATTCACGAGGCATCTCTTCAACATGATCGTCCTCGCACGCGTTATCGCTACAGGAGCCAAAAACCGAAACGAGTCGCGCGGTGCACACTACAAGCCCGAATTCAAAGAACGAAACGATACAGAATACCTCCGAACGACACTGGCCTTCCACGACGAAGGTCAGGAAGGGAAAGCTTCCTCTGTACGCTTCACCCGCGAATTTGATTATACGCTCAACGGTCAGCCAGTGTCTGTCACAGACACTGTCGACACTTCTTTGGTGACACCGAGAGCACGTAAGTACGAGCAGGCGGGTGCAGCCAGCGCGGTTTTTAAAGAGAAGGCAACTTAA
- a CDS encoding HisA/HisF-related TIM barrel protein: MTLNCMNVDSVRQGDDIGWLQLLREWIGVPLIASGVTGTKEDFREVLMLAHVSGALATSVFPQRLLYIN; the protein is encoded by the coding sequence ATTACTTTAAACTGCATGAATGTTGACAGTGTGCGGCAGGGGGATGATATCGGTTGGCTCCAGCTCTTGCGGGAGTGGATTGGAGTTCCTCTAATCGCTTCAGGTGTGACTGGGACGAAGGAGGACTTTAGAGAAGTGCTGATGCTTGCTCATGTCAGCGGTGCGCTGGCTACGAGTGTATTCCCTCAGCGCCTTTTGTACATCAATTAG
- a CDS encoding SCO family protein, whose product MDTSSQRSSSPKKLIFLSVTIGAALLFSVYAMLWSFNRLPRSSPPPLLGQMPSFEMLNQEGKTINDTDLKGSILIIDFFFTRCPSICPRLTTHMVEIDQSLLKRWKELANPLPVRLLSITVDPENDTPPQLLRYAQKYGADASRWFFLTGESQDLDRVVIQGFKLFYQKANPSAGIMEIMHGNWLVLVDQKGNIRGYYDAEDAQRAKQLLRDVEWLALQKPHEL is encoded by the coding sequence ATGGATACATCTTCCCAGCGCTCTTCTTCGCCAAAAAAACTGATTTTCTTATCAGTCACTATCGGAGCTGCTCTTCTCTTCTCAGTTTACGCCATGCTCTGGTCTTTCAATCGATTGCCTCGCTCTTCTCCCCCCCCACTTTTGGGTCAGATGCCCTCTTTCGAGATGCTCAATCAAGAAGGGAAGACAATAAATGATACAGATCTTAAGGGTTCCATCCTAATCATCGATTTCTTCTTTACCCGCTGTCCAAGCATTTGCCCACGGCTCACTACACACATGGTCGAGATCGATCAATCTCTTCTTAAGCGATGGAAGGAACTCGCGAATCCACTCCCTGTTCGTCTGCTCTCCATTACCGTTGATCCAGAAAATGACACCCCTCCCCAACTCCTCCGGTACGCCCAGAAATATGGTGCAGATGCTTCCAGGTGGTTCTTTTTGACGGGGGAGAGCCAGGATCTTGACCGTGTGGTGATTCAAGGGTTTAAACTATTCTACCAAAAGGCCAATCCCAGTGCTGGCATTATGGAAATCATGCATGGCAATTGGTTAGTCCTCGTCGATCAGAAAGGGAACATCCGCGGTTACTACGACGCGGAAGATGCACAGCGAGCCAAACAGCTCCTGCGCGATGTTGAATGGCTCGCCCTACAAAAACCACATGAACTTTAA
- a CDS encoding glutamine amidotransferase-related protein encodes MTVIKKLRQPVLGVCLGMQILYEFSEEGEVERIGVFHKKMDKITYSPSYMIPHMGWDNLE; translated from the coding sequence ATGACAGTGATTAAGAAGTTGCGTCAACCGGTTCTCGGAGTCTGTTTGGGGATGCAGATCCTGTACGAGTTTTCTGAAGAAGGAGAAGTGGAAAGGATAGGCGTATTTCATAAAAAAATGGATAAAATAACCTATTCGCCGAGCTATATGATCCCTCATATGGGGTGGGATAATTTGGAATGA
- the hisE gene encoding phosphoribosyl-ATP diphosphatase has protein sequence MSWISFNPAFNIQRKGTILLPYRWDSIKEVAQKAGEEEVEVALTAVTESDVDFLGETDDLLYHLLVLMQMKGQSFAKLGEVLRARMKVKKVDLPDLTIKLSWL, from the coding sequence ATCTCATGGATATCATTTAATCCTGCTTTCAACATCCAGAGGAAGGGAACTATACTTCTTCCTTACAGGTGGGATAGCATTAAAGAAGTAGCGCAGAAAGCAGGTGAAGAAGAGGTTGAAGTGGCACTCACTGCGGTGACTGAGTCGGATGTTGATTTTCTTGGGGAGACAGATGATTTGCTGTATCATTTGTTGGTGTTGATGCAGATGAAGGGACAGTCCTTTGCTAAACTAGGGGAGGTACTGCGCGCTCGCATGAAGGTAAAAAAAGTGGATCTGCCTGACTTAACGATTAAATTGTCTTGGCTCTAG
- the sdhB gene encoding succinate dehydrogenase iron-sulfur subunit, which translates to MLTKTVKLRIRRQDGPQYPETKRWEEFEVPWQPQMNVISALMEIQKNPVTVDGQQVAPVVWECVCLEEVCGACTMLINGRVSQSCTALINRIAPHGEVIVLEPMSKFPLVRDLMVDRSRMFNDLKKVKAWIHLDGSHDLGPGQRQSQANQEITYPLSRCMTCGCCLEACPQVHPSSSFIGPAAISQVRLFNLHPSGKMHAAERLQALMGEGGIQDCGKAQNCVEVCPKEIPLVDSIAQVAADITKQLLSEVFK; encoded by the coding sequence ATGTTAACCAAAACTGTGAAATTAAGAATTAGACGCCAAGACGGACCTCAATACCCTGAGACGAAACGATGGGAGGAATTTGAAGTCCCCTGGCAACCTCAAATGAATGTGATCAGCGCATTGATGGAGATCCAAAAGAATCCAGTGACTGTTGATGGGCAACAGGTTGCACCAGTTGTGTGGGAATGCGTTTGTCTAGAGGAAGTGTGCGGAGCATGCACGATGCTGATCAATGGACGGGTTAGTCAATCATGCACAGCGCTGATCAATCGCATCGCCCCTCATGGAGAAGTCATTGTCCTTGAACCAATGTCCAAGTTCCCTCTTGTACGCGATCTGATGGTGGATCGTTCAAGGATGTTCAACGATCTCAAAAAGGTCAAAGCGTGGATTCACCTGGACGGTTCTCATGACCTGGGACCAGGGCAACGCCAGTCGCAAGCAAATCAGGAGATCACCTATCCGCTATCTCGCTGTATGACTTGTGGCTGTTGCCTAGAAGCATGTCCTCAAGTCCATCCATCGTCCTCTTTCATTGGTCCAGCTGCTATCAGCCAGGTTCGTCTCTTCAACCTTCATCCTTCTGGCAAAATGCATGCGGCAGAGCGGCTCCAAGCGCTCATGGGAGAAGGAGGAATTCAAGACTGTGGAAAAGCGCAAAATTGTGTAGAAGTTTGCCCCAAAGAAATCCCACTCGTTGATTCGATTGCTCAGGTTGCAGCGGATATCACCAAGCAGCTTCTCTCAGAGGTTTTTAAATAA
- a CDS encoding cytochrome c-type biogenesis protein produces MNFKVKRVTKNIFAFLCWLAPLTYAEPSSPLPSAPGEKRLEARLLAPCCLNQSLDVHESDLAQQLRKEIHERLLAGQSDVEIERELILRYGDRIRAVPVGDPFKKIASGFLAALGLAGMGLVYLAYSWRKGSSILSSTSSSSSFESELQVPDEYDKQIDEELLRSQIK; encoded by the coding sequence ATGAACTTTAAAGTCAAAAGAGTCACTAAAAATATCTTTGCATTTCTCTGTTGGTTGGCCCCCTTGACTTATGCGGAGCCATCCTCCCCCCTTCCATCTGCCCCAGGGGAGAAGAGGCTCGAAGCTCGCCTCCTCGCCCCTTGCTGCTTGAATCAATCACTTGATGTACACGAATCGGATCTTGCCCAACAGCTTCGTAAAGAGATCCATGAACGTCTCCTGGCAGGCCAATCCGATGTTGAGATTGAACGTGAACTCATCCTCCGTTATGGCGATCGAATACGGGCCGTCCCAGTTGGAGATCCTTTCAAAAAGATAGCCTCTGGTTTTCTCGCCGCACTCGGTCTTGCTGGGATGGGATTGGTCTACCTCGCTTACTCCTGGCGAAAAGGCTCTTCTATTCTCTCTTCCACGTCCTCGTCCTCTTCATTCGAATCGGAATTGCAAGTACCTGATGAATACGATAAACAGATCGACGAAGAACTACTTCGCTCACAGATAAAATAG
- a CDS encoding histidinol dehydrogenase: MVRHCIGRGKTISGSVREIIGQARQQGDDALRQFTLQWDRFRLEHFKVTEEKMQAAYRLPYGIICPAILFIALKCGVKEIYRGDTGDRSACL, from the coding sequence ATGGTGCGCCACTGTATCGGGAGAGGGAAAACGATTTCCGGCTCGGTTCGGGAGATAATTGGTCAGGCTCGGCAGCAGGGGGATGATGCGCTGAGGCAATTTACCCTTCAGTGGGATCGATTTCGTCTCGAACATTTCAAAGTGACGGAAGAAAAGATGCAGGCTGCTTACCGATTGCCGTATGGCATTATTTGTCCTGCGATTCTGTTTATAGCTTTAAAGTGCGGGGTCAAAGAGATTTATAGGGGGGATACAGGCGATCGCAGCGCTTGCCTATGA
- a CDS encoding aminotransferase class I/II-fold pyridoxal phosphate-dependent enzyme, translated as MGHLKTYPNLVVMHPFSKAYALVGARLGILAAAPLRKILPPYPLAIPSVYAALRALFSFVLILDEGANPRGEGRAGEVGSSAECLA; from the coding sequence ATGGGGCACTTAAAAACATATCCCAACCTAGTCGTCATGCATCCGTTCTCTAAAGCCTATGCGCTTGTAGGAGCTCGACTGGGCATCTTAGCCGCTGCTCCATTGAGGAAAATTCTCCCTCCTTATCCTCTGGCTATCCCTTCTGTCTATGCTGCGTTGCGCGCCCTGTTCTCTTTTGTGCTCATCCTTGATGAGGGAGCGAATCCAAGAGGTGAAGGAAGAGCGGGAGAAGTTGGTTCATCAGCTGAGTGTCTTGCGTAA
- a CDS encoding HisA/HisF-related TIM barrel protein — MSKKTGLKGASCSSLSGYSEQNPAIALQASGWIRDLCDVQLLRAMGVRGAMIGKAFYEQTISLKELSS, encoded by the coding sequence ATGTCGAAAAAGACGGGACTTAAAGGGGCCTCATGTAGCTCTTTATCAGGATATTCTGAACAAAATCCTGCGATTGCTCTTCAAGCATCGGGCTGGATTCGGGATCTCTGCGATGTGCAGCTGCTGCGCGCGATGGGAGTACGGGGAGCAATGATTGGAAAAGCGTTCTATGAACAGACTATTTCGCTCAAGGAACTCTCCTCGTGA
- a CDS encoding AAA family ATPase, which yields MKPNESEIDHIQERAYHLAKRRQETLTTVHLLAALLEKPSHACDLLRERKVEIHPLLEGAKKGDVQENPDTFQRLIKRSQLFAMRSPVQKPGAIHVLFSLCQARNSIAYLILERHGIDITKLRTAAMQLALGLVGPRRFVTIPGEAHTASINRVYQSTLSSPLAHSPKDRCGKEKKNPSSVSPIPRSGSPSPAPPSAHPPTLSPRKPASSTRPVIQRKMMATSCSLKPHANRFSLDPKCYPLLNQLGKNLTLAAASGQLDQVVGRQREIEKVLDILAKREGNNPCLIGPPGVGKTSIVRGVAFHTAFTSHPLDERILIEVTIPALLAGTGMRGSLIEKLAQLKLEVQRGEGKIILFFDDMHSLFEEANEEGLCEFKVALSQREFACISATTEEQYRRILEEHAGLTRRFTAVEIEAPSSEQALDIIQQVSLSFATYHQVQYPSESLKASVQWSSRYLSDRALPDQAISLLDLAGARARRKGLSQVQPEQIAEIVSEVAGVPNERLLETDHDRLLRVAEVLARRIVGHYDAIQRIAAVLRRHGSGLQAARPIGSFLLLGPTGIGKTEMAKAIAEFLFGSPYALTHLDLSEYAESHSIARLIGSPPGYIGHEAGGQLTSAVRRRPYQVILLDEMEKAHRDVLELFLPVLDEGRLTDGQGRTVNFTNTVLILTSNLGSEVALPAQSKGRMGFLPSAQDMTRTYTDQVIASAKSALPPELFNRFDEILALAPLTRKDVAEIAKRMLTSLIQEIERVHRIHLQVDPQVIEILLDAGGFDQEMGARPMRRTLSRLIEAPIAEMLLQKKLPQNSTLHIREHQGQLAFSSSAPPNAL from the coding sequence ATGAAGCCAAATGAATCCGAGATCGATCATATCCAAGAAAGAGCCTACCATCTCGCGAAGAGACGTCAGGAAACGCTCACAACGGTTCACTTGCTGGCAGCCCTTCTCGAAAAACCGTCTCATGCTTGCGATCTGCTCCGAGAACGGAAAGTAGAGATTCATCCTCTCCTGGAGGGAGCAAAAAAGGGAGATGTTCAAGAGAACCCAGATACCTTCCAACGGTTGATTAAGCGAAGTCAGCTCTTTGCCATGCGTTCCCCAGTACAAAAACCAGGGGCCATTCATGTTCTATTCTCCCTATGTCAAGCCCGCAACAGTATAGCTTATCTCATTCTGGAACGGCACGGCATCGATATTACCAAGCTCCGAACTGCTGCGATGCAGCTTGCTTTGGGACTTGTAGGACCCCGACGCTTCGTCACAATTCCAGGCGAAGCACACACTGCATCCATCAACCGTGTCTACCAATCGACACTCTCTTCACCTCTCGCTCACTCCCCAAAGGACAGGTGCGGGAAAGAGAAAAAAAACCCTTCTTCCGTCTCCCCAATTCCGCGCTCAGGTTCTCCTTCACCAGCCCCTCCCTCAGCCCATCCTCCCACCCTTTCACCGAGGAAACCAGCTTCTTCGACACGACCTGTTATACAGAGAAAAATGATGGCTACTTCGTGTAGCCTTAAACCTCATGCAAACCGGTTCTCCCTCGATCCAAAGTGCTATCCTTTACTCAACCAACTGGGTAAAAACTTGACCCTCGCAGCCGCTTCCGGACAACTGGACCAAGTGGTAGGCAGACAACGCGAGATCGAAAAAGTACTGGATATCCTCGCCAAACGGGAAGGAAATAACCCCTGTCTCATCGGCCCTCCTGGAGTGGGAAAGACCAGTATTGTACGGGGAGTCGCTTTCCACACGGCCTTCACATCTCACCCACTCGATGAGCGGATCCTGATCGAGGTGACGATTCCTGCTCTCCTAGCAGGAACAGGAATGCGCGGCTCTTTGATTGAAAAACTAGCCCAACTCAAACTTGAAGTGCAGCGTGGAGAAGGGAAAATTATCCTCTTCTTCGATGACATGCACAGTCTCTTTGAAGAAGCAAATGAAGAGGGACTCTGTGAGTTCAAGGTAGCCCTCAGCCAACGAGAATTTGCGTGCATCAGTGCTACAACTGAGGAACAGTACCGCAGGATCCTGGAAGAACATGCAGGCCTTACCCGCCGTTTCACCGCTGTTGAGATAGAAGCCCCCTCTTCTGAACAAGCGCTGGACATCATCCAACAAGTCTCCCTCTCTTTCGCAACCTATCATCAAGTGCAATATCCATCAGAATCGCTGAAGGCAAGTGTCCAATGGAGTAGCCGGTATCTCTCTGATCGCGCTTTACCTGATCAAGCGATAAGCCTTCTCGACCTGGCCGGAGCGCGTGCTCGCCGCAAAGGGCTCTCTCAAGTCCAACCTGAACAGATCGCAGAAATCGTCTCTGAAGTTGCAGGAGTCCCAAATGAGCGCCTCCTTGAAACTGACCACGATCGGTTATTGCGGGTGGCAGAAGTCCTGGCACGACGAATCGTAGGTCACTACGATGCGATTCAACGGATTGCCGCTGTCCTCCGCAGGCACGGCTCCGGGCTTCAGGCTGCAAGACCGATCGGTTCCTTTCTTCTGCTAGGCCCTACTGGCATCGGGAAAACCGAAATGGCTAAAGCGATCGCGGAATTCCTCTTCGGCTCTCCCTATGCGCTCACCCATCTCGACCTCTCCGAATATGCAGAGTCCCATTCGATCGCCAGACTGATCGGTTCCCCCCCTGGATACATAGGCCACGAAGCGGGTGGACAGCTGACATCCGCTGTCAGACGGCGTCCCTATCAGGTTATCCTACTCGACGAAATGGAAAAAGCCCACCGAGACGTTCTCGAACTATTCCTTCCCGTCCTCGACGAGGGGCGACTGACAGACGGCCAAGGGCGTACCGTTAACTTCACGAACACTGTCCTCATTCTTACATCCAATCTAGGATCTGAAGTCGCATTGCCAGCTCAGTCGAAAGGACGGATGGGGTTCCTCCCTTCCGCCCAAGACATGACCAGGACGTACACTGACCAGGTCATCGCCAGCGCCAAAAGCGCGCTTCCTCCTGAACTCTTCAACCGCTTTGACGAAATCCTCGCCCTGGCCCCCCTCACACGCAAGGATGTGGCCGAGATCGCTAAACGGATGCTAACCTCTCTTATACAAGAAATAGAGCGCGTGCACCGAATCCACCTCCAAGTAGACCCTCAAGTGATCGAAATTTTACTCGATGCCGGCGGCTTTGATCAAGAAATGGGGGCTCGACCTATGCGTCGAACCCTCAGTCGACTTATCGAAGCCCCCATCGCAGAGATGCTCCTTCAGAAAAAGCTACCTCAAAACAGCACTCTCCACATAAGAGAACACCAAGGGCAACTCGCCTTTTCCTCCTCAGCACCTCCAAACGCTCTTTAA
- a CDS encoding YerC/YecD family TrpR-related protein has translation MNPPVSPSSLSLYEAILLLQTEDECKRFLEDLCTPQERTAMEERWRVCQLLDTKQFSYRDIHQQTGTSLATIVRIARYLNHEPQQGYQVILKRIKRKSRAKTI, from the coding sequence ATGAATCCTCCCGTTTCTCCATCAAGCCTATCGCTGTATGAGGCCATCCTTCTGTTGCAAACAGAGGATGAATGCAAACGATTTCTAGAAGACCTCTGCACTCCACAAGAGAGAACCGCGATGGAAGAAAGATGGCGTGTCTGTCAGCTATTAGACACGAAACAGTTCTCCTATCGAGATATCCATCAGCAAACAGGAACGAGCTTGGCTACCATTGTACGCATCGCCAGATACCTCAATCACGAGCCTCAGCAGGGTTATCAAGTGATCTTAAAACGGATCAAAAGAAAATCTAGAGCCAAGACAATTTAA
- a CDS encoding glutamine amidotransferase-related protein produces the protein MVESPHFYFAYSYKVPVDRWTVAVCTCDGALSAIVQRDNFYGVQFHPEKSCQLGLRLISYFLSL, from the coding sequence ATGGTGGAGTCCCCACATTTTTATTTTGCTTACAGTTACAAGGTACCTGTGGATCGGTGGACGGTCGCTGTGTGCACCTGTGACGGTGCATTGAGCGCTATTGTTCAACGTGATAACTTCTATGGGGTTCAGTTCCATCCAGAGAAATCGTGTCAGCTGGGACTCCGCTTGATTTCCTATTTTCTCAGTTTATGA
- a CDS encoding 16S rRNA (guanine(527)-N(7))-methyltransferase RsmG, whose amino-acid sequence MRDALAPLLDRVLESCSQGLQAREPLLQWLHLLSEWNQHVNLTAASSASELVELMVTDAQILSERIPFSATVVDVGTGGGSPGLALGILRPDLHVTLVEPLSKRVAFLRTTLHRIGRDNFHLEPVQGERLLADSPRFEVAMSRATLPPIEWLQLGVQLIKKEGGVWLFLAKESPPSWNAAILEELVPYQWPFRKEYKRSAARYRRQLLTPS is encoded by the coding sequence ATGAGAGATGCGCTCGCCCCTCTGTTGGACAGGGTCCTGGAATCTTGCAGCCAGGGACTCCAGGCGCGTGAACCGCTGCTGCAGTGGCTCCATCTCCTGAGCGAATGGAACCAACATGTGAATCTAACAGCCGCATCGTCCGCCAGCGAACTTGTAGAGCTAATGGTTACAGATGCTCAAATCCTTAGCGAACGGATACCGTTCTCAGCAACCGTCGTTGATGTAGGCACAGGGGGGGGTAGCCCTGGCCTAGCCCTTGGCATTCTACGTCCTGATCTGCACGTCACCCTTGTTGAACCGCTGAGCAAGCGGGTCGCTTTTTTACGAACTACTTTGCACCGGATCGGTCGGGATAATTTCCACCTGGAGCCTGTCCAGGGAGAGAGGCTCCTAGCGGATAGCCCACGTTTTGAAGTGGCCATGAGCCGAGCAACTCTTCCCCCTATTGAATGGCTTCAGTTAGGTGTCCAATTAATCAAAAAAGAAGGAGGAGTTTGGTTATTCTTAGCAAAGGAATCCCCCCCTTCGTGGAATGCTGCAATCTTAGAGGAGCTGGTCCCTTACCAGTGGCCCTTTCGAAAAGAGTACAAGCGTTCTGCAGCTCGATATCGTCGCCAACTGCTCACACCCAGTTGA
- a CDS encoding aminotransferase class I/II-fold pyridoxal phosphate-dependent enzyme, with protein MNVPSDHLLLTQGRGMDEGIELLIRAFCVSSLDAVVTTPPAFGYYSVAAEIAGIQVRSISLQEEEGFTFHPERLLAAWSPSIKVIFLCTPNNPTGNCIPPRVICSLCEALEVRAS; from the coding sequence ATGAATGTCCCTTCGGATCACCTCCTCTTGACGCAAGGACGAGGAATGGATGAGGGAATTGAGCTGTTGATTCGGGCTTTTTGTGTCTCATCACTGGACGCCGTTGTAACTACCCCACCTGCTTTTGGCTATTATAGCGTTGCTGCTGAAATAGCTGGGATTCAAGTTCGTTCTATCTCACTCCAGGAAGAGGAAGGATTTACGTTTCATCCAGAGCGCTTGTTGGCTGCTTGGTCCCCTTCCATCAAGGTGATCTTTCTTTGTACTCCCAATAATCCAACAGGGAACTGTATCCCTCCTCGCGTGATCTGTTCTTTGTGTGAAGCGTTGGAGGTTCGAGCGTCGTAG
- a CDS encoding redoxin family protein has protein sequence MHFIAFLWIVICFIGCKTARPLIVPSVFLENSGESPILLNQAVTKSRLTVLVFFSPTCPCQRAHDARLIELYNLYHRLGVQFWGVASEVGLFQDDLIREQHERGYPFPILLDTGATLANAVHAEYATHSLVISPEGKILYQGGIDSDRSHLSSDATSFLAKAIEDGLAGRPIRIPQAKTLGCVLRLP, from the coding sequence ATGCACTTCATTGCTTTTCTTTGGATTGTGATTTGCTTTATCGGCTGTAAAACAGCAAGACCTCTTATTGTCCCTTCTGTCTTTCTCGAGAACAGCGGGGAATCACCGATTCTCCTCAATCAGGCAGTCACCAAATCTCGACTGACGGTCCTTGTCTTTTTCTCGCCGACTTGCCCTTGCCAACGCGCCCACGACGCCCGTTTGATCGAGTTGTACAACCTCTACCATCGTTTGGGAGTCCAATTCTGGGGGGTTGCTTCCGAAGTAGGTCTCTTTCAGGATGATCTCATTCGAGAGCAACACGAGCGTGGCTACCCCTTTCCTATTCTCCTCGATACAGGTGCAACGCTCGCCAATGCAGTGCATGCTGAATATGCCACTCATTCTCTTGTCATCAGTCCCGAAGGCAAAATCCTCTATCAAGGTGGGATTGATTCAGACCGCTCGCATCTTAGCTCCGACGCCACTTCCTTTCTTGCAAAAGCGATCGAAGATGGCCTAGCGGGTCGTCCCATTCGAATTCCACAAGCCAAGACCCTGGGCTGTGTTCTCCGCCTCCCCTGA
- a CDS encoding HisA/HisF-related TIM barrel protein, protein MPFCVACGIRMVQEAEQILTHGADKISINSPSLERASLIEELVE, encoded by the coding sequence ATCCCCTTTTGTGTAGCGTGTGGGATTCGAATGGTCCAGGAAGCAGAACAGATCCTAACACATGGTGCTGATAAAATTTCTATTAATTCCCCATCGCTGGAGAGAGCTTCTCTGATTGAAGAGTTGGTGGAATGA